From the Diospyros lotus cultivar Yz01 chromosome 13, ASM1463336v1, whole genome shotgun sequence genome, one window contains:
- the LOC127788226 gene encoding LOB domain-containing protein 18-like, giving the protein MPRRNILRPRSRCSACVVSNRGCNSQCIFDPYFRCEDGITRFIAIRDVFTIRNVASLLASLPVRDRFWASDTFVFEAQVRLQDPVYGCVSHILVLQQQVSDLQAYRTYLQDSLSAHYFSHPQLIPQPDQYPSWNFDLPIIPENVPDPSFPELTLPPYPGEASSSQMPPPDDIDELRPVMFDNHRRP; this is encoded by the coding sequence ATGCCAAGGCGTAACATACTAAGACCTCGGTCTCGATGTAGTGCCTGCGTAGTCTCAAATAGAGGATGTAATTCACAGTGCATCTTTGATCCTTACTTTCGTTGTGAGGATGGTATTACTCGTTTTATTGCCATCCGTGATGTTTTTACTATTAGAAATGTCGCCAGCCTTCTAGCTTCGCTTCCAGTCAGAGACCGATTTTGGGCTTCTGATACATTCGTCTTTGAAGCTCAAGTCCGGCTTCAGGATCCCGTCTATGGTTGTGTATCCCACATTCTAGTCCTTCAACAGCAGGTTAGTGATTTGCAAGCTTATCGAActtatttgcaagattcacTATCCGCACATTATTTTTCACATCCCCAACTTATTCCTCAACCTGATCAATACCCAAGCTGGAATTTTGATCTTCCCATCATCCCAGAGAACGTCCCTGATCCTAGTTTTCCAGAGCTTACTCTTCCACCTTACCCTGGCGAAGCCAGCAGTAGCCAAATGCCACCCCCAGATGACATCGATGAGTTGAGACCTGTCATGTTTGACAACCATCGTCGTCCGTGA